One Leopardus geoffroyi isolate Oge1 chromosome B1, O.geoffroyi_Oge1_pat1.0, whole genome shotgun sequence DNA window includes the following coding sequences:
- the LOC123594859 gene encoding TAR DNA-binding protein 43-like, translating to MTAEELWQFFSQYGEVVGVFSPKPFRAFVFATLADDQVAQSLCGGDLIIKGPGVRIADAELKHNSKGQLKVEDLVAIQGALGIRVDLVTGEGVKLVWETMKVGIWVQG from the coding sequence ATGACTGCTGAGGAGCTGTGGCAGTTCTTCAGCCAGTACGGGGAGGTGGTCGGTGTCTTTAGTCCCAAACCGTTCAGGGCTTTTGTTTTTGCCACATTGGCAGATGATCAGGTGGCCCAGTCTCTTTGTGGAGGGGACTTGATCATTAAAGGACCCGGTGTCCGCATAGCCGATGCTGAACTTAAGCACAACAGCAAAGGACAGTTAAAAGTGGAAGACCTGGTGGCAATCCAAGGGGCTTTGGGAATCAGGGTGGATTTGGTAACAGGAGAGGGGGTGAAGCTGGTTTGGGAAACGATGAAGGTAGGAATATGGGTGCAAGGATGA